In the Terriglobia bacterium genome, one interval contains:
- a CDS encoding M14-type cytosolic carboxypeptidase, producing the protein MHRRNFLRNTAAGLGSMLAAEIPSPAEGTLLAPQEEVSVSRRPGMTFTTGFEGGSLGKVIRVTDTYTRCILLGEVDQLGRNRQVSWYYFRIDGAPDSELTIEFTDLAGEYNFRPGNHAVTPDTLPVYSYDGRHWTHVAKENWHAAAGSMRLRIKPAKPRLWIAHITPYTNRHLARLLGEIRSAPALEYQAIGKSVQGRDIPLLTITDPGAGQMQKKVVWLMFRQHAWEAGSSWAGEGAIRFLLSPDPIAARIRRETIFKILPMQDPDGVFRGGVRFNAYGYDLNRNWDTHDPVKMPEITAARSAILNWADHGGRIDFFLSLHNDETNEYLIGPPSATFRPLGQKVFEELMQTTTFDPSHDYEEDPGKVTPLEPGRMDVAQALYYQHSLPAFLMEQRIARVGKLSRCPTIDDRMEFGKGLVKAIWAALR; encoded by the coding sequence ATGCACAGACGGAATTTCCTGCGCAACACAGCGGCTGGTCTCGGCAGCATGCTGGCTGCGGAGATACCATCCCCTGCAGAAGGAACCCTATTGGCGCCACAAGAAGAAGTCTCCGTCTCCAGGCGGCCCGGCATGACCTTTACCACGGGCTTTGAAGGCGGGAGTCTGGGCAAAGTTATCCGTGTCACGGACACCTACACTCGATGCATCCTGCTCGGAGAAGTCGACCAGCTTGGCCGGAACCGGCAGGTCAGTTGGTATTACTTCCGGATTGACGGCGCCCCGGATTCAGAATTGACCATCGAGTTCACAGACCTTGCCGGAGAGTACAATTTTCGTCCCGGTAACCACGCCGTCACGCCCGATACGCTCCCCGTTTACAGCTACGACGGGCGGCACTGGACGCACGTGGCCAAAGAGAACTGGCACGCCGCTGCGGGCAGCATGCGGCTCCGAATCAAGCCTGCAAAACCCCGCCTGTGGATCGCCCACATCACGCCCTATACCAACCGGCACCTCGCTCGATTGCTGGGAGAGATCAGGAGCGCGCCCGCGCTCGAATACCAGGCGATCGGCAAGTCCGTCCAGGGCCGCGACATCCCATTGCTGACCATCACCGACCCCGGTGCCGGCCAGATGCAGAAAAAAGTGGTGTGGCTGATGTTCCGGCAGCACGCCTGGGAAGCTGGATCGTCCTGGGCGGGCGAGGGCGCCATCCGGTTCCTGCTGTCGCCGGACCCCATCGCAGCTCGAATTCGCAGGGAAACCATCTTTAAAATCCTCCCCATGCAAGACCCTGACGGCGTCTTCCGCGGCGGCGTGCGCTTTAATGCCTACGGGTATGACCTCAACCGTAACTGGGACACGCACGACCCCGTGAAAATGCCGGAGATTACGGCGGCGCGCAGCGCTATTTTGAACTGGGCAGACCATGGCGGCAGAATCGACTTTTTCCTCTCGCTCCATAATGATGAAACGAACGAATACCTGATCGGCCCGCCTTCCGCAACATTCCGGCCTCTGGGGCAAAAGGTGTTTGAAGAGCTTATGCAAACAACGACATTTGACCCCAGCCACGATTACGAAGAGGACCCCGGAAAGGTCACTCCGCTCGAGCCCGGCAGAATGGACGTGGCCCAAGCCCTCTATTACCAGCACTCCCTCCCGGCATTCCTGATGGAGCAGCGGATCGCCCGTGTCGGAAAGTTGAGCCGGTGCCCGACAATCGATGACCGGATGGAATTCGGCAAAGGCTTGGTCAAAGCTATCTGGGCTGCCCTGAGGTAG